The proteins below come from a single Miscanthus floridulus cultivar M001 chromosome 1, ASM1932011v1, whole genome shotgun sequence genomic window:
- the LOC136534752 gene encoding phosphatidylinositol 4-phosphate 5-kinase 9-like, producing MTAPVALRNELEAVSHSARVDLFRDTSCNIDKEVLASLGNGQDSTAAGTNPGFRVGEIRFANGDIYSGTLLGNTPEGSGQYRWSDGCAYEGEWRRGMRHGQGKTRWPSGATYEGEYSGGYVFGEGTYTGPDKIIYKGRWKLNRKHGLGHQTYPNGDMFEGSWIQGEIVGHGKYTWANGDTYVGNMKSGKMSGKGTLTWKNGDSYEGNWMDGMMHGYGIYTWNECGYYIGTWTRGLKDGKGKFYPNGCRVPVNDELYINNLRSRGVLPDIRKQNHGSRILHSSSVDMGNMKVGMTRQSSDVVYKRNSTEQPPLKNVSLERRWSLEVAIEKFIGHESSESSGLESLENLSDSRLPILEREYMQGVLISEVVLDRSFSDSSKKTKRRQKKIVRDTKKPGETIIKGHRSYDLMLSLQIGIRYTVGKITPIRKREVHPSDFGPRASFWMNFPKEGSRLTPSHSAEDFKWKDYCPMVFRNLREMFKIDAADYMISICGNSALRELSSPGKSGSVFFLSQDDRFMIKTLRKSEVQVLLRMLPNYYDHVHTYENTLITKFFGLHRVKPFSGQKFRFVVMGNMFCTELRIHRRFDLKGSSLGRSTDKVEIDENTTLKDLDLNYSFYLEPSWREALLKQIETDSDFLRTQRIMDYSLLLGVHYRAPQHLRTRASYHRSMAADRLTVVSEEDAQEDDALSYPEGLVLVQSSGENSVVVGPHIRGSRLRASAAGFGEVDLLLPGTARLQIQLGVNMPARAEQIPKEDESKPFGEVYDVVLYLGIIDILQEYNMTKKIEHAVKSMQYDSVSISAVDPQFYKERFLKFIQTVFPENS from the exons ATGACAGCCCCTGTGGCCCTTCGAAATGAGCTAGAAGCGGTCTCCCATTCTGCAAGGGTTGACTTATTCCGAGACACTAGTTGCAACATAGACAAGGAGGTGTTGGCCAGTTTGGGAAATGGCCAAGATTCAACTGCTGCTGGAACAAATCCTGGTTTCAGAGTTGGGGAGATCAGGTTTGCTAATGGAGATATTTATTCCGGCACATTGTTGGGGAACACACCAGAGGGTTCAGGCCAGTATCGCTGGTCAGATGGTTGCGCCTATGAGGGTGAGTGGAGGAGAGGGATGAGGCATGGGCAAGGAAAGACGCGATGGCCATCTGGAGCTACCTATGAGGGTGAGTATTCTGGTGGCTACGTATTCGGTGAAGGCACCTATACGGGGCCAGATAAAATCATCTACAAGGGACGGTGGAAGTTGAATcgcaagcatgggcttggacatCAGACATATCCAAATGGAGACATGTTTGAAGGTTCGTGGATTCAGGGAGAAATAGTAGGTCATGGGAAGTACACATGGGCGAATGGGGACACTTACGTTGGCAACATGAAAAGTGGCAAGATGTCAGGGAAAGGAACTCTTACATGGAAAAATGGGGACTCATATGAGGGTAACTGGATGGATGGCATGATGCATGGGTATGGAATCTATACATGGAATGAATGCGGGTATTATATTGGAACATGGACAAGGGGACTGAAGGATGGGAAAGGTAAATTCTATCCGAACGGTTGCAGAGTTCCTGTTAACGATGAGCTGTATATAAATAATCTAAGAAGCCGTGGTGTATTGCCTGACATTAGAAAGCAGAATCATGGTTCACGCATACTTCACTCTTCCTCAGTTGACATGGGGAACATGAAGGTTGGTATGACTAGGCAATCTTCAGATGTTGTGTACAAAAGGAATTCAACTGAGCAGCCTCCTTTGAAGAACGTGTCTTTGGAAAGACGGTGGAGTCTTGAGGTGGCTATTGAAAAGTTTATTGGCCATGAATCGAGTGAAAGTTCTGGCCTAGAAAGCTTGGAAAACTTGAGTGATTCACGTTTGCCCATACTGGAAAGAGAATACATGCAAGGTGTTCTAATCAGTGAGGTGGTTCTTGACAGGAGTTTTTCAGACTCCTCAAAGAAGACAAAACGCCGCCAGAAGAAAATAGTGAGGGACACAAAAAAGCCTGGAGAGACAATAATTAAGGGACACAGAAGCTATGATTTAATGCTCAGCCTGCAGATTGGAATCAG GTACACAGTTGGAAAGATTACACCAATTCGAAAACGTGAAGTTCATCCTTCAGATTTTGGACCAAGAGCAAGTTTCTGGATGAACTTCCCAAAAGAAGGATCTCGGCTTACTCCTTCACATTCAGCGGAAGATTTTAAATGGAAAGACTACTGTCCCATGGTTTTCAG GAATTTGAGAGAGATGTTCAAGATTGATGCTGCAGACTATATGATCTCCATATGCGGAAATTCTGCTCTTAGGGAACTATCTTCCCCTGGAAAGAGTGGAAGTGTCTTTTTCTTGTCACAAGATGATAGGTTCATGATTAAGACTCTCCGAAAATCTGAAGTGCAG GTTCTTTTACGAATGCTTCCAAACTATTATGATCATGTCCATACCTATGAGAACACCCTCATAACTAAGTTTTTTGGCCTCCACAGGGTGAAACCTTTTAGTGGTCAAAAG TTCCGGTTTGTTGTAATGGGAAACATGTTTTGCACTGAATTGAGAATTCACCGGAGGTTTGATTTGAAAGGCTCATCTTTAGGCCGCTCTACTGACAAAGTTGAAATTGACGAGAACACAACTCTGAAGGATTTGGATCTTAACTATTCCTTTTATCTTGAACCTTCCTGGCGTGAGGCTCTACTTAA GCAGATTGAAACAGACAGTGATTTTTTGAGAACACAGCGGATAATGGATTACAGCCTACTGCTTGGTGTTCATTATAGAGCTCCACAGCACTTGCGGACACGTGCATCCTATCACCGGAGCATGGCAGCAGATAGGTTGACTGTTGTTTCAGAAGAAG ATGCTCAAGAAGATGATGCCCTTAGCTATCCAGAAGgattagtcttggttcaaagcagTGGTGAGAACAGTGTTGTTGTTGGTCCTCACATAAGAGGCAGCCGTTTGCGTGCATCAGCAGCTGGATTTGGCGAAGTAGACCTTCTGCTGCCTGGTACAGCCAG GCTTCAGATCCAGCTAGGAGTTAACATGCCTGCAAGGGCAGAGCAAATCCCTAAGGAAGATGAAAGCAAACCATTCGGTGAGGTGTATGATGTCGTCCTCTACCTGGGCATCATTGACATATTGCAAGAGTACAACATGACAAAGAAAATCGAGCATGCTGTCAAATCCATGCAATATGATTCGGTCTCAATCTCTGCTGTGGACCCCCAGTTCTACAAAGAGCGTTTCTTGAAGTTCATCCAGACCGTCTTCCCCGAGAATTCATAG